A region from the Salvelinus sp. IW2-2015 linkage group LG19, ASM291031v2, whole genome shotgun sequence genome encodes:
- the LOC111979164 gene encoding F-box-like/WD repeat-containing protein TBL1XR1 — protein MPDVVQTRQQAYREKLAQQQQVGSTSGTQGLQPGGAKNGEGGTAANGEENGAHGLANHHAEMMEVDRDVEIPQNKAMVLRGHESEVFICAWNPVNDLLASGSGDSTARIWNLSENDTGSSXQLVLRHCIREGGQDVPSNKDVTSLDWNSEGTLLATGSYDGFARIWTKDGNLASTLGQHKGPIFALKWNKKGNFILSAGVDKTTIIWDAHTGEAKQQFPFHSAPALDVDWQSNNTFASCSTDMCIHVCKLGQDRPVKTFQGHTNEVNAIKWDPTGSLLASCSDDMTLKIWSMKQDSCVHDLQAHSKEIYTIKWSPTGPGTNNPNANLMLASASFDSTVRLWDVERGVCIHTLTRHQEPVYSVAFSPDGRHLASGSFDKCVHIWNTQTGALVHSYRGTGGIFEVCWNATGDKVGASASDGSVCVLDLRK, from the exons ATGCCCGACGTGGTGCAGACGCGGCAGCAGGCCTACAGGGAAAAGCTGGCCCAGCAGCAGCAGGTCGGCAGCACTAGCGGCACCCAGGGCCTCCAGCCTGGCGGTGCCAAGAACGGAGAGGGAGGCACCGCTGCCAACGGCGAGGAGAACGGCGCCCATGGCTTAGCCA ACCACCATGCAGAGATGATGGAGGTGGACCGGGATGTGGAGATCCCCCAAAACAAGGCCATGGTGCTGAGGGGCCACGAGTCAGAGGTGTTCATCTGTGCCTGGAACCCTGTCAACGACCTGCTCGCCTCTGG gtcTGGGGACTCGACGGCGCGGATCTGGAACCTGAGTGAGAACGACACGGGCAGCTCCAYGCAGCTGGTGCTGAGACACTGTATACGGGAGGGAGGCCAGGACGTACCCAGCAACAAAGACGTCACCTCRCTGGACTGGAAT AGTGAGGGTACACTGCTAGCCACAGGCTCGTACGACGGCTTTGCCAGAATATGGACTAAAGACG GTAACCTCGCCAGTACCTTGGGCCAGCATAAAGGTCCTATATTTGCCCTTAAATGGAATAAGAAAGGAAACTTCATCCTCAGTGCAGGAGTAGATAAG ACCACCATCATTTGGGACGCTCACACGGGAGAGGCTAAGCAGCAGTTTCCCTTCCACTCTGCGCCRGCCCTGGACGTGGACTGGCAGAGCAACAACACGTTTGCCTCCTGCAGCACGGACATGTGCATACACGTGTGTAAGCTGGGGCAGGACCGGCCTGTCAAGACTTTCCAGGGACACACG AATGAAGTGAACGCAATCAAGTGGGATCCCACGGGGAGTCTGCTGGCCTCCTGCTCTGACGACATGACACTCAag aTCTGGAGTATGAAGCAGGACTCGTGTGTCCACGACCTGCAGGCCCACAGTAAGGAGATTTACACCATCAAGTGGAGCCCCACGGGGCCCGGGACCAACAACCCCAATGCCAACCTGATGCTGGCCAG CGCGTCGTTTGACTCGACGGTGCGTCTGTGGGACGTGGAGCGRGGCGTGTGCATCCACACGCTCACCCGCCACCAGGAGCCCGTCTACAGTGTGGCCTTCAGCCCCGACGGGCGCCACCTGGCCAGCGGCTCCTTCGACAAGTGTGTCCACATCTGGAACACACAG aCGGGGGCTTTAGTCCACAGCTATAGGGGAACGGGGGGTATCTTCGAGGTGTGCTGGAACGCCACGGGCGACAAGGTGGGAGCCAGCGCGTCAGACGGATCG gtTTGTGTATTAGACCTGAGGAAATGA